One window of the Haloarcula halobia genome contains the following:
- a CDS encoding CopG family ribbon-helix-helix protein: MSTKRVNFRLPEELIAQADVAAEVTHKNRTEILVEALRQYLEQKESDESFREAVVELYLDDQIEFEKLADVIGRQDAESVRASKHVLDRGEELADDLAEL; encoded by the coding sequence ATGAGCACGAAGCGAGTGAATTTCCGGCTTCCGGAGGAATTGATCGCTCAAGCGGACGTCGCTGCGGAAGTTACGCACAAAAACCGGACCGAGATCCTGGTCGAAGCGTTACGGCAGTATCTTGAACAGAAGGAATCTGATGAGAGCTTCCGAGAGGCGGTCGTGGAGTTGTATCTCGACGATCAGATCGAGTTTGAGAAGCTCGCAGACGTTATTGGTCGGCAGGATGCCGAGTCAGTACGGGCGTCAAAACACGTGCTGGATCGGGGCGAGGAACTCGCTGACGATCTCGCAGAGTTGTGA
- a CDS encoding ADP-ribosylglycohydrolase family protein has protein sequence MDLDQARGILLGLACGDALGRPVEFASASGISAEHGRLDEMVGYGTWNQPAGTITDDTEQALCIARSLVEHQTFDPADVADRFVAWYDSGPFDIGGMTRRSISRLQRGDAWDEAGQYIWENSPEGQNAGNGSVMRCPPLAIPYASDWDRLADVSRQSSQSTHADPRCTEGCSVLNVTVAGLLEDADTPLQDALDYVGADAPDELLAAIRPLARGESPDTLATSGYVVHSLQTALHDGLFAESAEEAIVTAVNRGGDTDTIGAIAGAVAGARFGASQLPDRWLNAIDETDELEVLAERLVEVA, from the coding sequence ATGGATTTGGATCAGGCCCGTGGGATCTTACTCGGGTTAGCGTGTGGGGATGCGCTTGGACGGCCAGTTGAGTTTGCGTCTGCGTCGGGGATCAGTGCTGAACACGGGCGGCTTGACGAGATGGTCGGGTACGGAACGTGGAACCAGCCCGCTGGGACGATTACAGACGACACTGAACAGGCGCTGTGTATCGCACGAAGTCTGGTAGAGCACCAAACGTTCGATCCTGCTGATGTCGCTGACCGGTTCGTCGCGTGGTACGATAGTGGCCCCTTCGACATTGGTGGGATGACAAGGCGGTCGATCAGCCGTCTCCAACGCGGCGATGCGTGGGACGAGGCAGGCCAGTACATCTGGGAGAACAGTCCGGAAGGGCAGAACGCGGGGAATGGGAGTGTGATGCGGTGTCCGCCGCTCGCCATCCCGTACGCGAGTGACTGGGATCGACTCGCGGACGTGAGTCGGCAGTCCTCGCAGAGCACGCACGCTGACCCGCGGTGTACCGAAGGCTGCTCGGTACTGAACGTCACGGTGGCTGGTCTGCTTGAGGACGCTGACACGCCGTTGCAGGACGCGCTTGATTATGTGGGTGCGGACGCGCCCGATGAGCTTCTGGCGGCAATTCGACCGCTTGCTCGCGGTGAGTCACCCGACACGCTGGCGACGTCGGGATATGTCGTGCATTCGTTGCAGACGGCACTCCACGATGGGTTATTCGCGGAGAGTGCTGAGGAAGCGATTGTGACGGCCGTGAACCGCGGTGGTGATACGGACACGATTGGTGCGATTGCGGGTGCGGTCGCTGGGGCGCGGTTCGGAGCGTCACAGCTTCCGGATCGATGGCTGAATGCTATCGACGAGACCGATGAGCTCGAAGTGCTGGCTGAGCGACTCGTGGAGGTGGCGTGA
- a CDS encoding HEAT repeat domain-containing protein yields the protein MYVLAFDRDWTVDVNSHPRREAVPLEWVRYWAHEAGHEVWAIGNQDLVEEADIPGTVESIRQRDGHVDALGEQDEYGYYEWWPEREERLRILSGLFPTADGYIAVDDLDLGHVDGWDHYHAWDFVEYVRQGELGLSAPPSTDLSPDGGFESSDAVRDILADGYVFELTHRTDGEQKTHLVTHFEPDRPSMTPLKGPPTFWFETVGNDDRFSVRLPEIEALHPVPYDRLADPIAGAAFAAVRTHLEDDPTSVDEELLRTMLSDAAAAGTNVDRREALRLAMTAVKHRADARKVAVDATVALLADEPSALDRAALQALHEAATDYPAVLNDHVGDLAAYASQDSMYQTAATRCLMELAETDPAGVLDAVPALEAAATAETEATQSYAVYALSSIAATYPEEVYPAIDALIEAIKSENETTQTNALAALGKIASNYPDAAEPIVDELVAVLDADTKRVRNNAVGLLGDLAQEHPAVVIEYADQIAARLEDNNIQARVNASIALQRAGEADPTAIRAQKDQLVAALQDPSPEVRANTCLLIGNANVSVRIKTLEELKENDLDETVRDRAGWAISRLD from the coding sequence ATGTACGTGTTGGCGTTCGACCGGGACTGGACGGTGGACGTGAATTCGCATCCTCGGCGAGAAGCGGTGCCGTTGGAGTGGGTGCGGTACTGGGCGCACGAGGCTGGTCACGAGGTGTGGGCGATCGGGAATCAGGACCTTGTCGAGGAAGCAGATATTCCGGGCACGGTGGAGTCGATTCGGCAGCGTGACGGGCACGTCGATGCGCTCGGTGAGCAAGACGAGTACGGGTATTACGAGTGGTGGCCTGAACGCGAGGAGCGCCTCCGGATTCTCTCGGGGTTGTTCCCGACCGCCGACGGGTACATCGCCGTTGATGATCTCGATTTGGGGCACGTCGATGGCTGGGACCACTACCACGCGTGGGACTTCGTCGAGTATGTCCGACAAGGAGAACTCGGGCTGTCAGCACCGCCCTCAACTGATCTGAGCCCGGACGGCGGGTTTGAATCCAGTGACGCAGTTCGAGACATTCTTGCCGACGGGTACGTGTTCGAACTCACACACCGGACGGACGGTGAACAGAAGACGCATCTCGTCACACATTTCGAACCGGACCGCCCGTCGATGACTCCATTGAAAGGCCCGCCGACGTTCTGGTTCGAGACTGTCGGGAACGACGACCGGTTTTCTGTTCGGCTCCCCGAGATTGAAGCGTTACATCCGGTCCCGTACGACCGCCTCGCTGACCCGATAGCTGGGGCGGCGTTCGCGGCAGTTCGAACGCACCTCGAAGATGACCCTACGTCGGTGGATGAGGAACTGCTCCGGACGATGCTGTCTGATGCGGCAGCGGCTGGGACGAACGTGGATCGCCGTGAAGCGCTCCGCCTGGCGATGACCGCGGTGAAACACCGTGCTGACGCTCGAAAAGTCGCTGTCGATGCGACTGTCGCGTTACTGGCTGACGAGCCCTCAGCGCTTGACCGCGCGGCGCTCCAAGCACTTCACGAGGCCGCGACGGACTATCCAGCGGTGCTAAACGATCACGTGGGAGACCTGGCGGCGTATGCGAGTCAGGACTCGATGTACCAGACAGCCGCGACGCGTTGCTTGATGGAGTTGGCGGAAACTGACCCGGCAGGCGTGCTCGACGCCGTCCCTGCTCTGGAAGCCGCCGCGACGGCAGAGACGGAGGCAACACAGAGTTACGCGGTGTACGCACTGTCCAGTATCGCCGCAACGTATCCTGAAGAAGTGTACCCCGCGATAGACGCCTTGATCGAGGCGATAAAGAGTGAAAATGAGACGACGCAGACGAATGCGTTAGCGGCGCTCGGGAAGATCGCGTCGAACTACCCGGACGCCGCGGAACCCATCGTGGACGAGCTAGTGGCAGTACTGGACGCCGACACGAAACGTGTTCGAAATAATGCGGTCGGGTTGCTCGGTGACCTCGCACAGGAACATCCGGCGGTCGTGATTGAGTACGCTGATCAGATTGCGGCCCGTCTTGAGGATAACAATATTCAGGCGCGTGTCAACGCGTCAATCGCACTCCAGCGAGCAGGTGAGGCAGACCCGACTGCGATTCGAGCGCAGAAGGACCAGTTAGTGGCTGCGTTGCAGGATCCGAGTCCAGAAGTCCGGGCGAATACGTGCTTGCTGATCGGGAATGCGAACGTAAGTGTGCGTATCAAGACACTTGAAGAACTGAAAGAAAACGATCTGGACGAGACAGTGCGCGACCGAGCGGGATGGGCGATTTCACGTCTGGACTGA
- a CDS encoding HNH endonuclease translates to MRHAFRVGQQYRDTGSYRDSDDQFLRWIRGSLDTGIKNTGGIRDLGANRSDTPAALVLVSNDSGISQHDDPWEDTLAVNAGYISYWGDAKASNPYEESAQNQKIKAAFDNAAAGRREDVPPVLVFRKPESGVVEFCGLCVPDHFEVHAYQADDGTQIPNYQFHFSILNTNAVPVTWLHDRAQQNDDSEAPDVWRDWVQTGEVAQWPTGEPLDSSGRIRRYETSEITVSDAFRADTLDRYDHACTLTGIREDELLDLAHILPRSQHPDLAEHPENVLVLNSLHHRAFDAALFTIDSDYRIQASPSFDPAHPFLRETILDREGEQLSFPPTVQIRPSFLEELNTGLSWL, encoded by the coding sequence ATGCGACACGCGTTTCGGGTCGGGCAACAATACCGCGACACCGGGAGTTACCGCGACTCGGACGACCAGTTTCTGCGATGGATCCGTGGCTCGCTTGACACCGGTATCAAAAACACTGGTGGGATTCGTGATCTCGGTGCGAATCGGTCTGATACGCCCGCGGCGCTCGTGCTCGTCTCCAACGACAGCGGCATCTCCCAGCACGACGACCCGTGGGAGGACACGCTCGCCGTCAACGCCGGGTACATCAGTTACTGGGGCGACGCGAAGGCCTCGAACCCCTACGAGGAGTCCGCGCAGAACCAGAAAATCAAGGCCGCCTTCGACAACGCTGCGGCCGGGCGGCGCGAGGACGTCCCGCCCGTCCTCGTTTTCCGCAAACCCGAATCAGGGGTCGTCGAGTTCTGCGGGCTCTGCGTTCCCGACCACTTCGAAGTCCACGCGTACCAGGCCGATGACGGGACACAGATCCCGAATTACCAGTTCCACTTCTCAATACTCAACACTAACGCCGTCCCCGTCACGTGGCTGCACGACCGCGCCCAGCAGAACGACGACAGCGAAGCACCGGACGTTTGGCGGGACTGGGTCCAGACCGGGGAGGTTGCTCAGTGGCCGACCGGCGAACCGCTCGATTCGAGCGGTCGGATTCGCCGCTACGAAACGTCCGAAATCACCGTGAGCGACGCCTTCCGTGCAGACACACTTGACCGCTATGACCACGCGTGTACCCTGACCGGTATTCGAGAAGATGAGCTGTTGGATCTCGCGCACATCCTGCCACGGAGTCAACATCCCGATCTCGCCGAACATCCGGAGAACGTTCTCGTATTGAATTCGCTGCACCACCGCGCATTCGACGCCGCGCTGTTCACCATCGACAGCGATTATCGCATCCAAGCAAGCCCCTCATTCGACCCAGCCCATCCGTTCCTCCGCGAAACAATCCTTGACCGGGAAGGCGAACAACTCTCGTTCCCGCCCACTGTTCAGATCCGGCCATCCTTCCTCGAAGAACTCAACACTGGTCTCTCGTGGCTATAG